Sequence from the Cryptococcus neoformans var. neoformans JEC21 chromosome 1, complete sequence genome:
TATACTCCATGCAAGACAACTATCATGTTCGAGAAGAGACAGTAGCACTGGCGGCTGGCATAGagtgagaaagaagagcatTGCGGTAGCAGTGAGACGGCTCATGGGAGCCAAGAGAGGATCCATGCTTTGATGTCCGATGAAGCGGCATGTGAAAGCAAAGTATTATATATTGCAAGCTGCAAGAggcaaaaaaaagaagatataTAGCATGTTGTGTTATTACGTTCCGCCGGGTTTCGTGGCGTCGTTGAtgggaagacgaagaagaaacttATGAGACACATCAACGGTTTGGTGATTAGCGACTGATCGGGGCGTCGTGACCTGTACTCTTATACCCAATATGCGTATCCATACGTTGCAAGGTATAGAGGGCATAAAAAGGGTGTTGTtgttttcctcctcctttagATCGAAtttgaaggaaaaaaatgaCGATTCTTAGCTCTTCATTCTTAATAAATAGATCTCTATAGATCTGTTCTTCTGTTCCCTAAAGACCTCGCTTGTCGTTTCgtttggaaaaagaaaaaccGGAAAGTGCTTGAGATGAACGAGTGGTGATAGCGAAGCCGCCAGCCGCAAATGGCATATTTTCTGCCACTGATGAGTGTCAAAAATCGTGCAGCAGTGTGATCCGTGGTGAAATTTAGACAAGGCACTACTACGCACTAATTAAACATACTTGGACCGCATTAGACTATTAAAGCCCCGGTCTATTCGGAACGTCTGTCGACGAATCGACTAGTGATTaaaaaggggcagaaaAATAACCAAGTGCTTACGTGTATGAGGCATCTCTTAACTCTGCCCCGCCTCGTCCGTCGAATAAAGAACAGATGAGCGAGGAATGACCAGAGCAGCTAAATTGAGAGATGAAATGAAAGGTGACCTCGGTGCCTGTGGTGACTGCCCTTTTGGATCTCGGATCCTTGTTCAAGCGCCGCTTTTTTGGTTGTTTCTTCACATATTCAGTGTCGCCCTGGCCTAATGGGTTTTCCGTACCCCGAAGTGCTAAAAAAGACCGCTCTTATTCCGTCTTCTGTCCATTTTTGCGGTCGCATGCTGCGTGCAGGCCGATATAGATTGGGGTGAAGGGAAGATGGCAGGGATTTGTTTCCTTGGATTCTCCGTTAATTGCGTAGAACTTTGTAGAAACTGTAGTGTCTTCTGTCACAGTCTACCTGCGGCAAGAGATAATAAGAAGTAGGAGCTGTGAGACATTCGACGATGGAATTTTTCTTTTGATCGTGCATGTCGGCGCAGCGTCGTGATGAAATGTGTTTGCTGATGCTTTCATGGTATGCTTGTAACAAACAATCCGCAGTTGGCTAGTGGTGTACTTTGGTTGCTGTGcgtgatgatgatgtctcACCATCAACCTTTGGGTAACGTgtggagagggaggattATAAGAGCACATGAGAGGGGGTGGGAAGAACAATAAAATGTGCACCTCGCCAGTCCGTTTCGTAGGGATTGATGAAAGGCCTCATCGGGGCCAATAAAGCGATAAAAGCCTCGGCGGTGCGCAGTTGCGGGGTGCTGCCGGGGAAAACGGTAATTCGATTACAGTACAAAGAAGGAATAAGGACGATTAATTGGCGGAGTTGGTGATGGAAGAACCTGGTAACTGATTATACTGGTGACTTGCCCTGGCACGGCAAGAAGCTTCAGCGCATTCAGTAATTAAGAATTAGGACGAGTGACGTGAGTGACGAGCTAGCTCTCCGAgatccaaaaaaaaaacgtaTGGGTAGGCGAGATAAGCAGCCGATTAATGAATGGATAACTGTGGAAAGGGTATGTGAGCTAGCACAGTGACAAGCGCCATTTTCACCGACCCGCATGCCCTTTACATCGGGTTTGCCATTGTCTACTACTTTGTCTATCGTCTTAATTGCCTATACGCGTTCGGGCTAGCAACGATACATAGTAGGAACGGGAGGTGATATATATTTCAGCGTCGTGCCTGTTCAATTGACTGCTCGACTGCGGCTGTCGATGCATTATTTTTTCGATGCATGTCATCGAGTGATCAGGAAAAAAATGTCAGAGTAATTTGGCCGGCCGACACGGGATACGgcaagatgagaaagacgGATTGAATTCTTGACGACCATCAGACCTCtgatttcttttcatccgATGCTTgtgttctttctcctctttccccgTTTGAAAAGGTTCCAGAGTTCCAGAGCGGGTGTGGAATCAGGCAGTGCTCGGTGACCCTTCCGTTTCTTCTGCGCGCCCCCTGCTTACGCCAGCCTCCACCGCGAACGTCCAGGCACGAGACAGGAGACAAAAAGATACTGGTGTTGTGCTGCAGCTGCTGAGCATAATTTCTTGCGTGCGCTCTGGGCGCAAGTGTATACGCTGTAAGTGCCTTTGCCATTCCGTCTCTGCCCTGCGACTGATGGCCCGGAACTGCCTTTTATGTGCACGGTCTCTCTCCAACACAGCGACCCCGGTTCTTCGTACGAGACCTGCAAGAAAAAGTCCCGGGCCATCATCTATCATCCTTCATCGCCATCAGTGATCCCATCACATCACTCGCGCCACCCGATCAGCAGGGAGCTTGCAGCGTAGTGGAGGTGCAACGGCGTTCTAGCTGACGTGTGGATTGATTGATCCCTTGTGCCTTTTGATCGTGTCGTTAGCTCGTCTCGCACGGCCACCTGCCGATACTCCATCAGGCCAGCTTCATACATCCTCGCCACGTAAAAGACCATATTCTCAAGCGTCGCCCCTATATCTCGCTTCCGTCCGCCTCGCTCATCCCACTTCACAATGGACACCGGCACCGCGCATGTCATGAGCTGGAGTGAGCCCACAAAGGGCCACGTCCCACCGCCCCTCACCGTACGTAAGAACATTCCTCGGCCTCGTGTTACACAGCAGCAACTAACTGACCATCTACTGCACATAGGGGCCAtccatcaccatctcccCGCTCCCCGCACCCCATCCGCCCACAATCTTTCTGTTCGGCGGCAAATCAGTTCAGACAAGGCGCCTCACATCCGACATGTGGGCTATGGACCTTGGTACGAGAATATGGGAGCACGTAGACGCCGGTCCTGGCCCCGGCCCTCGTTATTTCCATTCAATGGACGTCTGGGAGGATAAGCTCGTGTGCTTTGGTGGAATGTCAGATTCCGAACCCATGTCGGTGCACAATGACATCTGGTTCTTTGACTGTATCTCCAGAAGATGGATTCCTCAACCTTCGCCATCCGACGATGTTGCTCTCGGTATCGACCTGGCAGCTCAAGATCAGGCGCTTATCCCCTCTGCACGTTACGCCCACCTTAGCGCAGTGTCCCGTGGCAAGCTTGTCATTTCTGGTGGTCAACATTCGGACAACACTTGGATCTACGAGATCAACGTCTATGATTTGAAGAACCGGGTTTGGGTTTCCAAGACTGAACAACCCCAAGCCGATGGTATGTATTCCAAGGGAGCGTACAGAAGTGTTGCGGCCAGTTCCAGGAAGAGAGTCCAGACGCCCCAGCAGGGAGGTGACTTAAAGGCGGCTACTACTCATGCATACTCggttgatgaggaaggcgagggtGGAGGTAAGTATATACTCCTTCATTCGAGTAGTTTTCTTATGCTGATAATCCATCAGATATTTGGTGCTACTCCAACTATGACTTTGCCAAAGTTCGACGTGAACTCGATATCCTCTCTCCCGACAGCTCTGAGCACGTCCCTTCCAATAAGCACGCGCCTCCGCCCGAATTTATCATCCGCGACGAATCTCACCGTATGCGCGGATCATCTCAACCCCCAGGTCTTCGTTTCCCCACTGGAGGTATCGTTGGCAATTCATTTATTCTCTGCGGTCTCTATCTCGCTTCCGTCTCTGGCGCCTTTTCCATCTGGGCACTCAATCTTGAAACTATGACATGGAAGCACCTCGAGCCTTCCGTGTTATCAAATGGAAGCTGGAACCGTGCCCTTGTTTGGGCAGACAAGGCCAAAGTGCTGGTGTTTGGCAACACACAATTTGACCTAACGTCTGATTACAGCCGACGCGCCGTCAATCTCGATCATATCGCCGTCATCTCTCTCGAAGCTTTTGGAATCTACCAACCTCCCAACCTCGTGGTACCTACCAAAGTCCAGCAAGCAGGTCTGTCAATGCTTGATGAGAAGCTTGCATCTGATTTCGAGGTTATATGTGACGATGGTCGACGTGTTAAATGCTCTCGAAAGATTCTGAGTGAGCGCTGGCCATGGTTCGCAGAACAAGAACGGGAACTTGAAGATAAAGCTCATGGGTTAATTTCTGATGCTCCCTTTGTGGACATCAACGATACCCTTCTCGGCTCTTTCACTCCGGCTCGTCTCGCACCCCACAATCTCACCCTCCCTGAGCCTTTCCCAGTCTGTGTCGCCCTCGTTCAATACTTTTACACCCTTTCTCTTACCACTCCACTCCAAAACCGTGCACCTGTGCTTTCAGCTTTGCTGTTCATGTCGAAACAGTACAAGATTGAAAGGCTGAATAGGCTTGTAGTGCATGCTTTGCATGAGAGATTGGATCTTTCTAATGCAGTTGGTATCTATGAAATTGCGACGCTTGCTGGGGAGCAATGTTTGCAGGTGAGGGCATTGAATGTGATTCACGTGAGTTGTCTTTTCTTtaatctttttttttttggagTATCGGCTGATAAGTTTACTAGTCTGCTAAGAGCGGCTCGTCTCGAGGCCACAATAGGCAAAACCCAGGCTCAGCCGTCCCAGGCGAAGGCGGTGCCAACGACGACTTTAGTGCAGGCCGCACCCAACCCGGTACCCCTGCCAACGGCGTTCCGTCTGGCGCCACCCGCCCTGGAGCTATTGATGCCCCTGTCAAACGAGCTCGTGCTGATTCATTGACTATCCCTGAAGACATTATCTCTTCAACACCTGAGCAGGATACGTCGcacgatgatgacgacaaGATCGGCGCCCTTCTTGCCGCTCTCGACGTATCCGCAAAGGAAATTAACTCTCTCTCTCGTCCACATAATGTCGGTCACCGAGGCTCTGATCGATCATTGGCTTCGTTGAAATCTGCGCAAAGCCttacatcctcctctttgccttctATTCCTCAACGGAGCCATTTGCGTCTCCCACCTCTTGCcccacctcctctctcaCGCCTACCATCTTTTCCCCATACACCCGACTCTATCCAGCCTGAACGATCTTCTTTAGGAAGGCCATCCAGTCCTACCAACTCGGATTTGACGAGCAACTACCCTCAAACGCCTGCCGAATCCCTTCGAGAATCTTGGATCCTCCCTCAACATAGGGACTGGTCTGTGTCTACCGGACCGGGAGGCGGTTTGATGGACAGCaggtcaagctcaagctcagGGATGGGTTTACCGGCATTgccggaagatgatgcgTTCGACCCTCGGTCAAGGGGTAGTCAAGGGAGGACGAATAGGAATCTGTTTATAGATCCCTTCTCGATGCAAAAGAAGACTAATCAAGCAACTTTGGAAGCGGCCGATCTTTTGCAGCGTTCTGCCGTTCAAAACCTTGCCGGCTTGCAACAAACCCGCACCGATTCGCCTACAATGCACCATTCTTCGTACGACTCTTCCTTTATGCAAGTGTCCCCTGcaccttccatctcccgTACACCATCAGTCTCTTCCCACTCTCCTTCTGTCTTtgcgcctcctccttcgcGTTCACCCAAGGGCACCCGGCATTTTTCAATAAACACCCAATCTTCTGGTGCGAGCAACCCGCTCTCACCCACAAGCACAGAGTGGAGCGATGAGACTGGTGGGCCGCTTCTAAGGGCGCAGACAGTGATTAGTTTGGCGAATAGCGCATTTGATTGTGGGAGCAGTATCAGCTCTGGATCAACAGGGACGAGTAGTAAGAAGGCTGCTAAGGCGGAGGCAAAGGCGTGagtttctccttctcttttctttttctttcttcttttctcttttatTCTTTGCAAGGACTGGGGCTGATGGAAGGCGGGCAACCCGTTATGAACAGTATCCGCCAAGCCGAAAAAGCAGCAAAGAAAGTAGAAG
This genomic interval carries:
- a CDS encoding sporulation-related protein, putative; this encodes MDTGTAHVMSWSEPTKGHVPPPLTGPSITISPLPAPHPPTIFLFGGKSVQTRRLTSDMWAMDLGTRIWEHVDAGPGPGPRYFHSMDVWEDKLVCFGGMSDSEPMSVHNDIWFFDCISRRWIPQPSPSDDVALGIDLAAQDQALIPSARYAHLSAVSRGKLVISGGQHSDNTWIYEINVYDLKNRVWVSKTEQPQADGMYSKGAYRSVAASSRKRVQTPQQGGDLKAATTHAYSVDEEGEGGDIWCYSNYDFAKVRRELDILSPDSSEHVPSNKHAPPPEFIIRDESHRMRGSSQPPGLRFPTGGIVGNSFILCGLYLASVSGAFSIWALNLETMTWKHLEPSVLSNGSWNRALVWADKAKVLVFGNTQFDLTSDYSRRAVNLDHIAVISLEAFGIYQPPNLVVPTKVQQAGLSMLDEKLASDFEVICDDGRRVKCSRKILSERWPWFAEQERELEDKAHGLISDAPFVDINDTLLGSFTPARLAPHNLTLPEPFPVCVALVQYFYTLSLTTPLQNRAPVLSALLFMSKQYKIERLNRLVVHALHERLDLSNAVGIYEIATLAGEQCLQVRALNVIHSAKSGSSRGHNRQNPGSAVPGEGGANDDFSAGRTQPGTPANGVPSGATRPGAIDAPVKRARADSLTIPEDIISSTPEQDTSHDDDDKIGALLAALDVSAKEINSLSRPHNVGHRGSDRSLASLKSAQSLTSSSLPSIPQRSHLRLPPLAPPPLSRLPSFPHTPDSIQPERSSLGRPSSPTNSDLTSNYPQTPAESLRESWILPQHRDWSVSTGPGGGLMDSRSSSSSGMGLPALPEDDAFDPRSRGSQGRTNRNLFIDPFSMQKKTNQATLEAADLLQRSAVQNLAGLQQTRTDSPTMHHSSYDSSFMQVSPAPSISRTPSVSSHSPSVFAPPPSRSPKGTRHFSINTQSSGASNPLSPTSTEWSDETGGPLLRAQTVISLANSAFDCGSSISSGSTGTSSKKAAKAEAKAIRQAEKAAKKVEAQAHFEALRAEQAKKMALLKAEAQRKAEIQAAKEQQAPSEKDLKREPKSKWGKLTNGFKDAVLFPDGGPKSTMF